The following nucleotide sequence is from Burkholderia gladioli.
GTGGCCGACACGCTGCAGCGGCTGTTCCAGCAGGCCGAACAGGCCGACCAGGCGCTGCTGGCGCAATTCGAGGCCGAGCATGCCGGCGGATCGCTCGATGACGCCCTGCGCGAGGTGTTCGCCGAGGAAGCGCGCGACCTGCAGGGCTACTATCGCGGCCTGGCCGACAACTTCCTGAACGTCACGCCGCAATACGGCCGCTTCCTCTACCAATGCGCCCGCGCGCGCAAGGCGAGGCGGATCGTGGAGTTCGGCACCTCGATGGGCATCTCGACGCTGCATCTGGCGGCCGCGCTGCGCGACAACGGCGGCGGGCGGCTGATCGGCACCGAGCTGGAAGCGGGCAAGGCCGCCCGGGCGCGCGCCAACCTCGAGGCCGCGGGGCTCGACGACCTGGTCGAGATCCGCGTGGGCGACGCGCGGCAGACGCTTGCCGAACTCGACGGCGAGATCGACCTGGTGCTGCTCGACGGCGCCTTCAGCCTGTACCTGCCGATCCTGACGCTGCTGGAGCCGCACCTGGCGCCGGGCACGCCGATCCTGGCGGAGAATGCCGTCGAGCGGGGCAACGCCTACCTCGACTACGTCCGCGACCCGGCCAACAGCTATCTGTCCCAGCCGATCCCGATCAGCGAGGGCCGCGGCAACGAACTGAGCGTCGCGACCTGGTGATGACGTTCCAGGCCGGGCCGATATTGCATCGATAATCGAATGAACCGGTTTTCCGGGGCACCGGATCCCGGTTCGGCGCCTAATCTAAAGGCTCGTGCTTGCCGGCGAGCAAACCGAACCCGCCGCAACCGTCAACCTGGAGACCCGCCATGCCGCTGAATCCGCTGCGCCGCGCCCTGTGGCTGCTGCCGCTCTCGATCCTGCTCGGCAACACCGCCTCGGCGCAGAGCTGCATCTCGACGCAATACGGCGCGCTCGCGCAAGGCAGCTACACGATCCAGAACGACGAATGGGGCCTGGCCAACAACCCCGGCGGCTGGCAGCAGGTCTGCACCGGCAGCGCCGCCGGCAACAGCTGGTCGTCGACCTGGTGGTGGGCCACCGGCAGCGGCGGGATCAAGTCCTACCCGAGCATCTATCGCGGCTGGCAGATGGGCGCCTGGTCGCCCGACCCGGGCGGCTTTCCGGTCCAGGTGTCGAGCCAGGCGCCGCTGCCCACCCAGGTCAGCTACAGCATGAGCGGCAACAACCAGTACGACGCGGCCTACGACCTGTTCTTCTCGCCCTCGACCAACCCCGGCTCGCCCTCGGGCGAGATGATGGTCTGGCTTGCCTACTCGGGCAATCGGCCGGCCGGCAACCTGGTGGCTTCCGGCGTGACGCTGGGCGGCATGGACGGCAGTTGGGACGTCTACCAGGGCAGCAACGGCTGGCCGGTGTGGAGCTTCGTGCGCACCGCGCAGACCACCAGCTTCAGCGGCAAGCTCCAGCCCTTCATCTATTACCTTGCCTACACCAAGGGCTGGCTGAACCCGAGCTGGTACACGCTGAACACCCAGTTCGGCGTCGAGGTGATCCAGAGCAACGGCGCCAACGGCTCGGTGAACGTCAGCAGCTTCAGCGCCTCGGCACGCTAGGTATCGCGCTTTTCACCAAGCCGACGAATCTTTCATTTTTATTTCGCAATCCCTGCCCCAAAACAGGGATTCGCATCGAGTTTTCAAACGACAGGCACAATATGCGTCGGCGACGCCTCCGCGCCGCCGTTCGCCAGCCGAACGGTCCCGGCCCGCGCCGCCGCTCCGCCCTCTCGATGCCGTCATGAACCACGATACTGCCAGCCGTAGCGTCACCGCCCCGCGCGCGACGAACTCACCCCGTTTCCTGCTGTTCCTGATCTGCCTGTTCGCCTCCGCCGGGCAGCTCGCGATCGACATCTACGTGCCCGCCCTGCCGGCCATGGCGCATTTCTTCTCGACCTCGCCGCAGGCGATCCAGTCGAGCGTATCGGGCTACATGGCGGCCTACGCGCTGGGCCAGCTGATCTTCGGCCCGGTGGCCGACGCCTATGGACGCAAGCGCGTGCTCGCCTTCGGCCTGGTGATCTACACCATCGGCTGCCTGCTCTCGCTGGGCGCGCCGAACCTGGAAACCTTCATCCTGGCGCGCTGCCTGCAGGGCTTCGGCATCGCCACCACCAACCTGCTGGCCAAGGCGATCATCACCGATTCGTTCTCCGGCCAGGCGCTGATGCATGCCTTCACCTACATGTCGATCGCCTGGGGGCTGGCGCCGATCATCGCGCCCGTGATCGGCGCGCACCTGCAGGAATGGTTCGGCTGGAAGGCCTGCCTGGTGTTCCTGCTGGTCTATTCGCTGATCATGTGGGCGCTGCTGTGGCGCTATCGCGAGACCCTGCCCAAACCGGTGAAGCTGGAGCCGCGCACGCTGGTGACGAATGCCGGCAAGGTGCTGTCGAGCCCGGTGTTCCAGAGCTGCTTCCTGGCGCAGGGCGTGTGCTACAGCATCCTGCTGGTGTTCAACATCATCGGGCCGTTCATGGTGCAGAGCACGCTGCACAAGCCGCCCACCTACTTCGGCTACCTGGCGCTGGCGATCGGCGCGATGTACTTCTTCGGCGGCCTGTCGAACCGGATCCACAGCGCGGCGCTGCCGACTTCGGAGCAGCG
It contains:
- a CDS encoding multidrug effflux MFS transporter, which produces MNHDTASRSVTAPRATNSPRFLLFLICLFASAGQLAIDIYVPALPAMAHFFSTSPQAIQSSVSGYMAAYALGQLIFGPVADAYGRKRVLAFGLVIYTIGCLLSLGAPNLETFILARCLQGFGIATTNLLAKAIITDSFSGQALMHAFTYMSIAWGLAPIIAPVIGAHLQEWFGWKACLVFLLVYSLIMWALLWRYRETLPKPVKLEPRTLVTNAGKVLSSPVFQSCFLAQGVCYSILLVFNIIGPFMVQSTLHKPPTYFGYLALAIGAMYFFGGLSNRIHSAALPTSEQRLRIGAYVMAAASVAMLVFALTIGLRVWTLALPVLVMGFCAGAMYPTLMAKGNSLFPHIAGLTSAILGCALLLVSSAMMGLAGFVSVRELTPLAVFFVILAVVVVVMVGKLLRHLARATPPQPVACRGETA
- a CDS encoding O-methyltransferase, translated to MNSLNTTRVADTLQRLFQQAEQADQALLAQFEAEHAGGSLDDALREVFAEEARDLQGYYRGLADNFLNVTPQYGRFLYQCARARKARRIVEFGTSMGISTLHLAAALRDNGGGRLIGTELEAGKAARARANLEAAGLDDLVEIRVGDARQTLAELDGEIDLVLLDGAFSLYLPILTLLEPHLAPGTPILAENAVERGNAYLDYVRDPANSYLSQPIPISEGRGNELSVATW
- a CDS encoding GH12 family glycosyl hydrolase domain-containing protein is translated as MPLNPLRRALWLLPLSILLGNTASAQSCISTQYGALAQGSYTIQNDEWGLANNPGGWQQVCTGSAAGNSWSSTWWWATGSGGIKSYPSIYRGWQMGAWSPDPGGFPVQVSSQAPLPTQVSYSMSGNNQYDAAYDLFFSPSTNPGSPSGEMMVWLAYSGNRPAGNLVASGVTLGGMDGSWDVYQGSNGWPVWSFVRTAQTTSFSGKLQPFIYYLAYTKGWLNPSWYTLNTQFGVEVIQSNGANGSVNVSSFSASAR